A window of Solanum stenotomum isolate F172 chromosome 9, ASM1918654v1, whole genome shotgun sequence genomic DNA:
ggtatatatgctttagtttttAGACGACAGAtacaccaatgtcccaaaagtatgataaaggatatctgcataccatttacgatagttcggagatatatttgttcttttttccttaataaaatatctattttatctttagttaaataatttttaactgCACAAACATCtaatcacaaattttaaaaatctttttattcttttataaacTCTATGTAAGTCAAATCAACTCAACATATAAAATGAGAGGGGAGTAAGAAATATGGGAAGTGTGAACgcagaaaagaaaaaagctGGAGAGATTGGGAATTATAGGTgtgaaacaaacaaaaaagggCGGTAATTGGGGAAAAAAGGAAACCAAAAAAAGCAATGACTGATGGTCTTTTAGTTaccaattttcaaaaaaaaaaagcttacaTCAAAATCCATCAGCACCAATAATGGAGCTCAAATTGAAGATAATACTACTATTGTTACTCTCTTTGACGACCATTTTGTTCATCTGTGCAACAATCCGAGCTGGAGAAGAAGTAGAATATCTCCGACCTCCGCCGCGTAAAGCCTTTCGTTTGCCATGGGATCCAAAATCTTCCTCTCAACCTCAGCAGGTAATGAGGCGGATctagaattttaagttttttctgTGTGTCAATTTACGTGATACCGATAGCAAATCAAGTTACTCTAAGCAATAATTTTAATTGTATGAACACTAAAAATAAGTGTAACTTATATAGTAgtacttaattttatttttttgaatatttaagttttaattttaaaatattgagttgATTTAAGCCAAATTTACTCTCGATAAGTAAAATGTGTCACATAGATTGAGACAGAGAGGTATAGAGAGGGTATAAGGAGGTGAGAAAAATGTGTCATATAGATTGAGACAGAGAGATATCGAGGGAAGAGATTTTTTGAGAATGAGTGCAGACTTACTGGAAGagatatattgtaattttataaaaaaattcagcTGCAACATGTCTTCCGTTAATATTATTTGGTGTTCATTTCTACTGATTTCAGCTGAAGTTATTAGGATTTGGGTCTGGATTATATCCGGATATTGTTGTTTAGCTGAGTCTAGGAGTTTTAATTACTCTTTGTAACAATATGATGTGAAATTAAGGGTGCTcagttttcttcttttgatcTGTTAAGGCTTTGTATTTGTTCAATGCTTTGCTATGATTTGGTTAGTCCTTACTGATTGAAACTCCTTGTTTTGTGTTCCATTGTGTTAGCCCAAAGACTCAACTGTCTTTGAGCTCCTGAAGTTACCAATTTTGATGGTGTCTGTGTTTTCATACTTCATAGGAAGTAGTAGTTTTGATTTTCTACGTGTTGCTTAGCATGACATCAATGTGCAATGTAGTTTAATTAGCGTCAATTAAGCTCAATACACTCCAAAGGTCTGTTCTTTTGGGCTTtcgttttctttttgtttattcaaGCTGGTGTTAGGTCCTGTTTAGGAGGATGTAAAATGTTTCCACGGTCATTATGTTAGTCAAAGGCGTAGCCAGGATTTAATGTTTGTATGTTCTAAAGTAGCGAAAAGATTAGAGTGTCTTTGAAATGTTTCCACGGTCATCATGTTAGTCAAAGGCGGAGCCAGGATTTAAGTCATCATGTTAGTCAAAGGCAGAGCCAGGATTTAACGTCTGTGGGTTCTAAAGTAGTGAAAAGATTAAGTGACCAATGGGTTTCAAACCCACATTCTACAGAAAGACGGCCTTCGCTGGGCAGGCAGAGACCACTGAGCCATTACCTCTCTTTGACTGTGGATTCACAGGAAATAGTTATATACCTTTGTATTTGGTATTTTAGTACGAACATAGGGACTACGCAAAAGCTACTGGGTTCACCCCGTGTAATATAGTAGCTCCTCCCTGATGTTAGTGGAATGCTATTATAATGAAGGTGGGGGTTGGCATGAAGGGTGGTGTAAAGAACTACTAATATTATTTGGATTCGTTTCAATTCGACTAACTTCTCTTTCCCTCTTTAGTTTCTTGATTCAGAGTGCAAACCGAACTTTTGCAACCTATCAAgcataaaaaaggaaacatttaATGTCGTTCCAAATTGGTTTACTGTTGCTGTTTTGGTGAATGAATGTAGCTGGTATAGTTGATCATGTGCCTTAATATTGTCATTGCAGGTTCACATCTCATTAGCTGGAGACAAACACATAAGGGTATCATGGGTCACAACTGataaatcttcttcttcaattgttGAATATGGAACATCCACTGGAAAATATAGTTACAAAGCTCAAGGAGAGAGTACCAAGTACAGTTACGTGTTATATCGTTCTGGAATGATACATCATACTGTGATTGGACCATTGCAAGACAACACAGTGTACTTCTACAGATGTGGTGGAGAAGATCCGGAGTTCCAGTTCAAAACTCCACCGTCTAAGTTTCCAGTTACTTTTGCTGTGGCAGGAGATTTAGGCCAAACTGGATGGACGAAGTCAACTttagaccatatagaccaatgTAAATATGATGTTCATTTGCTCCCTGGTGACCTTTCTTATGCTGATTATATTCAACACAGGTGGGACACATTTGGTCAACTGGTTCAGCCGCTGGCTAGTGCAAGACCATGGATGGTGACTCAAGGGAATCATGAAAAAGAATACATACCATtcgttgtggatgaatttataTCTTACAACTCCAGGTGGAAGATGCCATTTGAGGAGAGTGGATCTACTTCGAATCTCTACTATTCATTTGATGTTGCTGGGGTTCATACAATCATGCTTGGTTCTTATACCGACTATGATGACTACTCTGATCAATATCGATGGCTGAAGGTTAGCTGAACTCTCATTTATTACTGAAAAGCTTAGCAACTCGTCGTTTTGCTAATATAAATGCATTTATTGGAAATTCAATTGTAGGCTGATCTTCGAAAGGTTGATCGTAAAAAGACTCCTTGGTTGGTTGTGTTATTCCATGTGCCATGGTATAATAGTAATGAGGCTCATCAAGGTGAAGCTGATGACATGATGACAGCTATGGAGCCTCTGTTGTATGCAGCTGGTGCAGATATAGTGTTTGCTGGGCATGTTCATGCTTATGAACGCACGGTATGCCTAGCTTGCTAATTTGCTTGTTTACTCTTGATTATTGGATACTCGTAGATGATGcaattcatttttcttttacaacAGAGACGAGTTTATAATGGTAAACCTGATCCTTGTGGTGCTGTCCACATAACAATTGGTGATGGAGGAAATAAAGAAGGTTTAGCGCGCAAGTAAGTATTCCTTGTAGTAATTTTTCTCTCCATGCTGAGCACAAGATCCTTAAAATGGCAATGGAAACAAGAACTTGTTTAGTTCATTAATGATCTCTGTATTCTGTTTCTGAGTTGAACAATTGAGAACAAAAGGCAACTTCTCACAAAGTGCTTTCTCAGGCTTTGTAGAGTGGAAATTATTATGACAGTGAGCTTACATGTAGTGGCGAATTATTAACAGGTACAAACTACCCCAACCAGAATGGTCTGTTTTCCGCGAAGCAAGCTTTGGCCATGGTGAACTTGCGATAATTAATTCAACTCATGCCTCTTGGAGTTGGCATagaaatgatgatgatgaaccAGTGAGATCTGATCAGGTTTCGATTACCTCGTTGATTGATTCAGGATGCAGCAGCATTAGagtcatgaactaagagaaatCCTTGAAGCTTTACTTGTAACAAAAACCAActacttgttcttattattaaGTAATTTAGGAGATATATTGATTAATGAACAGAAAGGATCATTAGCTCCTTAGTTTTAAGTCTATAAATGAAATGCACTTAGTTATAGGATTATTACTTACTACTTACCTTCAATTATGCTTGTACTTGAGTACCAATATTAGTTATCACTCGTGAATTAACAGCCTTTATCCTTGTGTGAATCATACATCAGCAGATATTTCTTGCATAAGCCACATGAAGGTGACAAAGATGACCAAACCTCATACATCGATATTTTTGCATTTGTTATATTTAAACATCATTCAATGATAAAGATTCAGTTGAAGATAATAGTATAGACCAAACAGAAAAAGGAACATAGGATAATCGATAAAAAAGTAATGTCTCTTGTTGCTCAAATGTACGTTGAATACCATGCCATAGGGAAAGAAaagtttcaattttcttttacta
This region includes:
- the LOC125876468 gene encoding purple acid phosphatase 18-like — encoded protein: MELKLKIILLLLLSLTTILFICATIRAGEEVEYLRPPPRKAFRLPWDPKSSSQPQQVHISLAGDKHIRVSWVTTDKSSSSIVEYGTSTGKYSYKAQGESTKYSYVLYRSGMIHHTVIGPLQDNTVYFYRCGGEDPEFQFKTPPSKFPVTFAVAGDLGQTGWTKSTLDHIDQCKYDVHLLPGDLSYADYIQHRWDTFGQLVQPLASARPWMVTQGNHEKEYIPFVVDEFISYNSRWKMPFEESGSTSNLYYSFDVAGVHTIMLGSYTDYDDYSDQYRWLKADLRKVDRKKTPWLVVLFHVPWYNSNEAHQGEADDMMTAMEPLLYAAGADIVFAGHVHAYERTRRVYNGKPDPCGAVHITIGDGGNKEGLARKYKLPQPEWSVFREASFGHGELAIINSTHASWSWHRNDDDEPVRSDQVSITSLIDSGCSSIRVMN